One Chitinophaga sp. H8 DNA window includes the following coding sequences:
- a CDS encoding methylmalonyl-CoA mutase family protein produces the protein MSYTPQHKVRIVTAAALFDGHDAAINIMRRIMQSKGAEVIHLGHNRSAAEIVDCAIQEDAQGIAITSYQGGHVEFFKYMYDLLKEKGSGHVKIFGGGGGTILPTEIEELHAYGITRLYSPDDGRHMGLEGMIEDLIRQCDFEQQPFAKGSGADDPALLRKEKDAKIIARAITLAENGMPVPLLNGQKIKQKSLAGSPAVAGSTVVEDAPREKGWAGAVLGITGTGGAGKSSVTDELVRRFLTHFDNKTVAVISVDPSKKKTGGALLGDRIRMNAIHHPRAYMRSLATRESDKAISEHIQEAIDICKLAMFDFIILETSGIGQSDTAITDYCDVSLYVMTPEYGAASQLEKINMLDYADVIAINKFDKAGALDALHDVRKQYKRNHTLWEAKEDELPVVGTIASQFNDAGINLLFERVMEKIIAKTGVAFGTLAHESIKSTTTKSQIIPPARVRYLAEITEAIADYSKWVNEQCALASKLYQLEGVMKMPGVPEAPLADIKKHLEQELHTDCKALITGWPALVKKFTADFYEFQVRDKVIKLPLFSESLSHSRIPKVSLPKYQDWGDILRWQLTENLPGEFPYAAGVFPLKREGEDPTRMFAGEGGPERTNKRFHYVSLDQPAKRLSTAFDSVTLYGEDPAYRPDIYGKVGNSGVSIATVDDAKKLYSGFDLCDPKTSVSMTINGPAPILLAFFMNAAIDQQCEKYIAANDLTEKVAATIKEKFKNEALPHYNGELPAGNDGLGLQLLGISGDEVLDKAVYEKIKAQALSTVRGTVQADILKEDQAQNTCIFSTEFALKLMGDVQEYFIHQQVRNFYSVSISGYHIAEAGANPITQLAFTLSNGFTYVEYYLSRGMHIDDFAPNLSFFFSNGMDPEYAVIGRVARRIWAKAIKYKYKGNDRSQKLKYHIQTSGRSLHAQEIDFNDIRTTLQALYAIYDNCNSLHTNAYDEAITTPTEESVRRAMAIQLIINRELGTAKNENPVQGSFFIEELTDLVEEAVLMEFNRITERGGVLGAMERMYQRNKIQEESLYYESLKHTGAFPIVGVNTFLNKNGSPTIIPAEVIRSTREEKEFQISTLTAFQQRHGHKSAAALKKLQQVAINNGNLFAELMETVKHCSLGQITHALYEVGGQYRRNM, from the coding sequence ATGTCATATACACCGCAACATAAAGTTCGTATTGTTACTGCCGCAGCGCTGTTTGATGGCCATGATGCTGCTATTAATATTATGCGCCGCATTATGCAGTCTAAAGGCGCGGAAGTGATCCACCTGGGACATAACCGCTCTGCCGCAGAGATTGTAGACTGCGCGATCCAGGAAGATGCACAGGGTATTGCGATTACCTCTTATCAGGGTGGGCACGTGGAATTTTTCAAATACATGTATGACCTGCTGAAAGAAAAAGGTAGCGGACATGTTAAGATTTTTGGTGGTGGTGGTGGTACCATTCTGCCCACCGAAATTGAAGAGTTGCACGCTTATGGTATTACCCGGCTTTACTCTCCGGACGACGGGCGGCATATGGGGCTGGAAGGTATGATCGAGGACCTGATCCGGCAATGTGATTTTGAACAGCAGCCATTTGCCAAAGGCAGCGGTGCGGATGATCCTGCCCTGCTGCGTAAAGAAAAGGATGCCAAAATTATTGCCCGTGCTATCACCCTGGCAGAAAACGGAATGCCCGTACCTTTACTTAACGGACAGAAAATAAAACAAAAATCATTGGCTGGTTCTCCTGCGGTAGCCGGTAGCACAGTGGTGGAAGATGCCCCACGTGAAAAGGGCTGGGCTGGCGCTGTATTAGGAATTACCGGTACAGGTGGTGCTGGTAAAAGTAGTGTGACAGATGAGCTGGTACGCCGCTTTTTAACCCATTTCGATAATAAAACGGTAGCCGTAATTTCTGTGGATCCTTCCAAGAAGAAAACAGGAGGGGCTTTACTGGGCGACCGTATCCGGATGAATGCAATCCACCACCCAAGAGCTTATATGCGTTCTCTCGCTACCCGCGAAAGTGATAAGGCCATCAGCGAACATATCCAGGAAGCTATCGATATCTGCAAACTGGCCATGTTTGATTTTATCATCCTGGAAACATCCGGTATTGGCCAAAGCGATACGGCTATTACTGATTACTGCGATGTGTCGCTGTATGTAATGACACCGGAATACGGAGCGGCTTCCCAGCTGGAAAAGATTAATATGCTGGACTATGCAGATGTAATTGCAATCAATAAGTTTGATAAAGCCGGTGCACTGGATGCATTGCATGATGTGCGTAAACAATACAAACGTAACCACACTTTATGGGAAGCAAAAGAAGATGAATTGCCGGTAGTAGGCACCATTGCTTCCCAGTTTAATGATGCGGGTATTAACCTGCTGTTTGAACGGGTGATGGAAAAAATAATAGCAAAGACTGGTGTTGCATTTGGTACACTGGCACATGAAAGTATTAAATCTACCACTACCAAATCACAGATCATTCCACCTGCACGGGTACGCTATCTGGCAGAAATAACAGAAGCTATTGCAGATTACAGCAAATGGGTAAATGAACAATGCGCCCTGGCTTCCAAGCTGTATCAGCTGGAGGGGGTGATGAAGATGCCGGGTGTGCCGGAAGCACCACTGGCTGATATCAAAAAACACCTGGAGCAGGAACTGCATACAGATTGCAAAGCCCTGATAACAGGATGGCCTGCGCTGGTGAAAAAGTTTACCGCCGATTTTTATGAATTCCAGGTGCGGGATAAAGTAATCAAACTGCCTTTGTTTTCTGAAAGCTTATCGCACTCCCGTATTCCTAAAGTAAGCCTGCCTAAATACCAGGATTGGGGAGATATACTACGCTGGCAGCTTACAGAAAACCTGCCGGGAGAGTTCCCATATGCGGCTGGGGTATTTCCGTTGAAACGGGAGGGCGAAGACCCTACCCGCATGTTTGCCGGAGAAGGCGGACCGGAAAGGACCAATAAGCGCTTTCACTATGTGTCATTGGATCAGCCGGCAAAACGCTTGTCTACCGCTTTTGACAGCGTAACCCTTTATGGAGAAGACCCTGCTTACCGCCCCGATATTTATGGCAAGGTGGGCAACTCCGGGGTGAGCATTGCCACAGTGGATGATGCTAAGAAATTGTACAGCGGTTTTGATCTCTGTGATCCTAAAACATCGGTGTCCATGACCATTAATGGTCCGGCACCTATACTGCTGGCATTTTTTATGAATGCAGCCATTGATCAGCAATGCGAAAAATATATTGCAGCGAATGACCTTACCGAAAAAGTAGCCGCTACCATAAAAGAGAAATTTAAGAACGAGGCGTTACCGCACTATAATGGTGAGCTGCCAGCTGGCAATGATGGCCTGGGCTTACAGTTGCTGGGTATTTCCGGTGATGAGGTGCTGGACAAGGCAGTGTATGAAAAGATAAAAGCACAGGCGCTGAGCACCGTGCGCGGTACTGTTCAGGCAGACATCCTGAAAGAAGACCAGGCGCAGAATACCTGTATCTTTTCTACAGAATTTGCCCTGAAATTAATGGGCGATGTACAGGAATATTTTATTCACCAGCAGGTAAGGAATTTCTATTCTGTAAGTATCTCCGGCTATCATATTGCAGAGGCAGGTGCTAATCCGATTACCCAACTGGCGTTTACCTTGTCTAATGGGTTCACGTACGTGGAGTATTACCTGAGCCGGGGTATGCATATAGACGATTTTGCGCCTAACCTGTCTTTCTTTTTCAGCAATGGGATGGATCCCGAATATGCGGTGATAGGCCGGGTAGCCAGAAGGATCTGGGCCAAGGCAATCAAGTACAAGTATAAAGGAAATGACCGCTCCCAAAAACTGAAATACCATATCCAGACATCCGGACGCAGCCTGCACGCACAGGAGATCGACTTTAATGATATCCGTACTACGCTACAGGCATTGTACGCGATTTATGATAACTGTAATTCCCTGCATACCAATGCTTATGATGAGGCTATCACCACTCCTACAGAAGAAAGTGTAAGGAGGGCCATGGCTATACAGCTGATCATTAACCGTGAACTGGGTACCGCGAAAAATGAGAACCCGGTACAGGGATCTTTCTTTATTGAAGAGCTGACAGACCTGGTGGAAGAAGCGGTGTTAATGGAGTTTAACCGTATTACAGAACGGGGTGGGGTACTGGGAGCAATGGAACGTATGTACCAGCGGAATAAGATCCAGGAAGAAAGCCTCTACTACGAATCCTTAAAGCATACCGGCGCATTTCCGATTGTAGGGGTAAACACCTTCCTCAATAAGAATGGTTCTCCCACCATTATACCAGCAGAGGTGATCCGCTCTACCAGGGAAGAAAAAGAGTTCCAGATCAGTACCTTAACGGCTTTCCAGCAACGACATGGGCATAAAAGTGCCGCAGCCTTGAAAAAACTACAGCAGGTAGCCATTAACAATGGCAACTTATTTGCCGAGCTGATGGAAACAGTGAAACATTGTTCGCTGGGGCAGATTACACACGCATTATACGAAGTAGGCGGACAATACCGCCGCAATATGTAA